In one window of Cellulophaga sp. HaHa_2_95 DNA:
- a CDS encoding homogentisate 1,2-dioxygenase, with product MPLYHKQGKIPQKRHTIFKKPDGTLHYEQLFGTIGFDGMSSLMYHLHRPTQIKEVGDSIDISPKAAVEHNIKSRLLKGFQVQPVDDYLESRVTVLFNTDVHVGLAAPKKSMTTYFYKNTDADELLFIHKGTGTLKTMLGEIPFEYGDYLVIPRGMIYQIHFDTEDNRLLVTESYHPIYTPKRYRNYFGQHLEHSPFCERDFKLPENLQSYDEKGEFLMKVKKQGQLHHLTYATHPFDVVGWDGYNFPYGFSIHNFEPITGRVHQPPPVHQTFETSAFVVCSFVPRLYDYHPQSIPAPYNHSNIDSDEVLYYVDGDFMSRKNIDQGYISLHPAGIPHGPHPGTYEASIGKSKTEELAVMIDTFKPLKLTQAALDIDDGKYYKSWME from the coding sequence ATGCCGCTGTATCATAAACAAGGAAAAATACCTCAAAAGAGACATACTATTTTTAAAAAACCTGATGGGACTTTGCATTACGAGCAATTGTTTGGTACCATTGGTTTTGACGGAATGTCTTCTTTAATGTATCATTTACACAGACCTACTCAGATAAAAGAGGTGGGTGATTCTATTGATATTTCTCCGAAAGCTGCAGTAGAACACAATATTAAGTCGCGCTTATTAAAAGGCTTTCAAGTGCAACCTGTAGATGATTATTTAGAGAGTAGAGTTACGGTGCTATTTAATACTGATGTACATGTAGGGTTGGCGGCACCTAAAAAATCGATGACGACGTATTTTTACAAGAATACAGATGCAGATGAATTATTATTTATTCATAAAGGTACGGGTACGCTAAAAACTATGCTTGGTGAAATTCCGTTTGAATATGGTGATTACTTGGTGATACCTCGTGGGATGATTTATCAAATACATTTTGATACTGAGGATAATCGCCTTTTGGTGACAGAAAGTTACCACCCTATTTATACGCCTAAAAGATACCGGAATTATTTCGGACAGCATTTAGAACATTCTCCATTTTGTGAGCGTGATTTTAAACTGCCGGAAAACCTACAATCGTATGACGAAAAGGGTGAATTTTTAATGAAAGTGAAAAAGCAAGGGCAATTGCATCATTTAACCTATGCAACACATCCTTTTGATGTGGTAGGTTGGGATGGTTATAATTTTCCCTACGGATTTTCTATCCATAATTTTGAGCCCATAACTGGGAGAGTGCATCAACCGCCACCAGTACATCAAACTTTTGAAACTAGCGCTTTTGTGGTATGTTCTTTTGTGCCGAGATTGTATGATTATCATCCGCAATCAATACCAGCGCCGTATAATCATTCTAATATAGATTCTGATGAGGTGCTCTATTATGTAGATGGTGATTTTATGAGTCGTAAAAATATTGATCAAGGCTATATTTCATTGCATCCTGCAGGCATACCTCACGGTCCGCACCCAGGAACTTACGAAGCTAGTATCGGGAAATCTAAGACTGAAGAATTAGCGGTTATGATTGATACCTTTAAGCCACTGAAATTAACACAAGCGGCTTTAGATATTGATGATGGCAAGTACTATAAATCATGGATGGAATAG
- a CDS encoding DUF3592 domain-containing protein yields the protein MKGDVVATSVFCLILLAGSTFLYFAISRTIETVNFIQNSELTTGYISGFEVAYNTNTSDSSSDTKYTQVLFVDNRGANIYIRSSSSSSFTTDRIGDEVEVRYITGRSNEARIASFFLDMWGLTLLFGLFGIVFTAPAIIFVWNALYDVITNLTSK from the coding sequence ATGAAAGGAGACGTAGTAGCTACCAGTGTATTCTGCTTAATTTTACTTGCCGGTAGTACATTTCTTTATTTTGCTATAAGTCGTACTATTGAAACGGTAAATTTTATTCAAAACTCTGAACTTACAACAGGATACATTAGCGGGTTTGAAGTAGCCTATAATACAAATACTAGTGATAGTTCTTCTGATACCAAGTACACTCAAGTGTTGTTCGTTGATAACAGAGGGGCAAATATTTATATTCGCTCTTCTAGTTCAAGTTCTTTTACTACAGATAGAATAGGAGACGAAGTTGAAGTACGCTATATTACAGGAAGAAGTAACGAAGCTCGGATTGCTAGCTTTTTCTTAGATATGTGGGGCTTAACACTTTTATTTGGTTTGTTTGGAATAGTTTTTACTGCCCCGGCAATAATTTTTGTTTGGAATGCACTTTATGATGTTATTACTAATTTAACTTCTAAGTGA
- a CDS encoding NAD(P)/FAD-dependent oxidoreductase: MNLPNTDQKRIVVIGGGFAGISLVKKLKDLEAQIVMIDRHNYHTFQPLLYQVSTSGLEPDSIAYPIRKILKELDNFYFRLAEVEKIDPVRKEVITSIGVISFDYLIIATGTKTNYFNNENIAINAMPMKTVPQALNIRSLILQNFEKADDTLEVSERKALLNFCIVGAGPTGVELAGALAELKQNVFPKDYKHLDIKEMQIHLFEGGPRVLPPMSETASKKATEFLNKLGVHIHLNTIVTNYDGQTVSLKDGTSMQSKNFIWSAGVTGAAIAGFDANSLMERLNRYKVNSYNQIEGYDAIFAIGDIAYMETEDFPKGHPQVAQPAIQQGENLAKNLRNLLANKPLKAFKYNDKGTMATVGRNKAVVDLEKLKFGGFLAWFIWMFVHLMALVGFRNRVIVFFNWAYNYINYDKAARLIVRPYTTKD; encoded by the coding sequence ATGAATCTTCCAAATACAGATCAAAAGAGAATTGTGGTTATTGGTGGTGGTTTTGCAGGAATATCTTTAGTTAAAAAGCTAAAAGATTTAGAGGCACAAATTGTCATGATAGACCGACATAATTATCATACATTTCAACCTTTATTATATCAGGTTTCCACAAGCGGTCTTGAGCCAGATTCTATTGCTTATCCTATTCGAAAAATTTTAAAAGAGCTCGATAATTTTTATTTCCGCTTGGCTGAGGTAGAAAAAATAGATCCAGTAAGAAAAGAAGTAATTACCAGCATTGGCGTAATATCTTTTGATTATCTCATAATCGCAACAGGAACAAAAACAAATTATTTTAATAACGAAAATATCGCAATTAATGCGATGCCGATGAAAACGGTGCCTCAGGCTTTAAATATCCGAAGCTTAATTTTACAGAATTTTGAGAAAGCAGATGATACCTTAGAGGTGTCGGAGCGTAAAGCTTTACTTAATTTTTGTATTGTAGGAGCTGGACCAACGGGAGTAGAATTGGCAGGAGCTTTGGCAGAGTTGAAACAAAATGTATTTCCTAAAGATTATAAGCATTTAGATATTAAAGAAATGCAGATTCATTTATTTGAAGGCGGGCCAAGAGTGCTTCCTCCAATGAGTGAAACAGCTTCTAAAAAAGCAACGGAGTTTCTTAATAAGCTAGGCGTACACATTCATTTAAATACTATAGTAACTAATTATGATGGTCAAACGGTATCGCTGAAGGATGGAACCAGCATGCAGTCTAAGAACTTTATATGGTCGGCAGGTGTAACCGGAGCAGCTATTGCTGGTTTTGACGCCAACAGTTTAATGGAGCGATTAAACAGGTATAAAGTAAATAGCTATAATCAAATAGAAGGTTATGATGCCATTTTTGCCATAGGAGATATTGCGTATATGGAGACAGAAGATTTTCCTAAAGGACATCCGCAGGTAGCACAACCCGCTATTCAGCAAGGAGAAAATTTAGCTAAGAATTTACGAAATCTTTTAGCGAATAAGCCCTTGAAGGCTTTTAAATATAATGATAAGGGTACGATGGCTACCGTGGGGAGAAATAAGGCGGTAGTAGATTTAGAGAAACTAAAATTCGGTGGCTTCCTGGCGTGGTTTATTTGGATGTTTGTGCACTTAATGGCATTGGTAGGTTTTAGAAATCGCGTGATTGTGTTTTTTAATTGGGCCTACAATTATATAAACTACGACAAAGCAGCGCGTTTAATCGTACGCCCGTACACTACAAAAGACTAA
- the hutG gene encoding formimidoylglutamase, translating to MLAYKKTPPELWSGRTSEQKLYFHEKVHCSAIDDITRAKNQKTIALLGYACDEGVKRNQGRIGAVNGPDAIRQSLGKFPNHLADDIELLDCGTILCRAGKMEQAQEDLSQTIAQLLSLNTFPVVLGGGHDIAFGHYQGIKKYLGNKKIGIINFDAHFDLRLNTSGNTSGTPFYQIAQECQKEGAVFNYMCLGIRRDANDKIVFETADSLNVKYLETAHFNMHYLEHVQLILMQFIEDVDYVYTTIDLDGFSSAYAPGVSAPSPMGFAPNIVLESLRVIMDSKKLISLDIAEMNPTYDSDGQTAKLAASLVHYVMHHK from the coding sequence ATGTTGGCATACAAAAAAACACCCCCCGAATTATGGTCTGGCAGAACCTCTGAACAAAAACTCTACTTTCACGAAAAAGTACACTGCAGTGCTATTGATGACATAACACGAGCAAAAAATCAAAAAACAATTGCCTTATTAGGCTATGCTTGTGATGAAGGTGTAAAAAGAAATCAAGGTAGAATTGGCGCCGTAAATGGACCAGACGCTATTCGTCAGTCTTTAGGTAAATTTCCAAATCATTTAGCAGATGATATAGAATTATTAGATTGTGGTACGATTCTTTGCCGAGCGGGTAAAATGGAGCAAGCGCAAGAAGATTTATCTCAAACCATAGCGCAATTACTATCCTTGAATACGTTCCCTGTTGTATTGGGTGGCGGACATGATATTGCTTTCGGGCATTACCAAGGCATAAAAAAATACCTAGGAAATAAAAAAATTGGGATTATAAATTTTGACGCACATTTTGATTTAAGGCTGAATACCTCCGGAAATACTTCTGGCACTCCGTTTTATCAGATCGCTCAAGAATGCCAAAAAGAAGGTGCCGTTTTCAATTATATGTGTTTAGGCATTCGCAGAGATGCAAATGATAAAATAGTATTTGAAACAGCCGATTCTTTAAACGTAAAATATCTAGAAACGGCACATTTTAATATGCACTATCTAGAGCATGTGCAACTCATCTTAATGCAATTTATCGAAGATGTAGATTATGTCTATACTACCATAGATTTAGACGGATTTTCATCTGCCTATGCTCCAGGAGTAAGCGCACCTTCTCCTATGGGGTTTGCCCCCAATATTGTTTTAGAAAGCCTCAGAGTAATTATGGATAGTAAAAAACTAATCAGTCTAGATATTGCAGAAATGAACCCTACCTATGATAGCGATGGGCAAACGGCTAAATTAGCCGCTTCACTAGTGCATTATGTGATGCATCACAAATAA
- a CDS encoding Crp/Fnr family transcriptional regulator, with the protein MVDEAEVRCEQCAIRQFNALRAMSKEELKKVSDSKSIKRVKKGEVIFKEGEKLNGVFCIRNGVAKLSKLSSNGKDQIVKLATKGNLLGQRSVISEESANLSAIAVNDTQVCFIPKEGIMNTLNTNPNFAVEVLRHMAHDLKEADDVIINMSQKSVKQRAAEAFIYMQNSFGVDDEGFMSIALSREEIANIVGTATESCIRVISEFKKDKLIKTSGKKIAIINEAALRALMEK; encoded by the coding sequence ATGGTAGACGAAGCAGAAGTAAGGTGTGAGCAATGTGCAATTAGACAATTTAATGCGCTAAGGGCCATGAGTAAAGAAGAATTAAAAAAAGTTTCCGATTCTAAAAGCATTAAGCGGGTAAAAAAAGGAGAAGTTATTTTTAAAGAGGGTGAAAAACTCAATGGCGTCTTCTGTATCCGAAATGGTGTGGCAAAATTATCCAAGCTTAGCTCTAATGGAAAAGACCAAATTGTAAAATTGGCAACCAAAGGAAATCTTCTAGGTCAACGTTCTGTAATTTCAGAAGAATCAGCCAATTTAAGTGCGATAGCTGTGAATGATACGCAGGTATGTTTTATACCAAAAGAAGGGATCATGAATACCTTAAACACAAATCCTAACTTTGCTGTTGAGGTCTTACGTCATATGGCACATGATTTAAAAGAAGCAGATGATGTGATTATCAATATGTCTCAGAAATCTGTAAAACAACGTGCGGCGGAGGCTTTCATATACATGCAAAATAGTTTTGGAGTAGATGATGAAGGCTTTATGAGCATTGCCCTTTCTAGAGAAGAAATTGCCAATATTGTGGGGACGGCTACGGAGTCTTGCATTCGGGTCATATCAGAATTTAAAAAAGATAAACTGATTAAAACATCAGGAAAAAAGATAGCTATTATTAATGAAGCAGCTTTGCGAGCGTTGATGGAAAAATAG
- a CDS encoding universal stress protein, with product MKNILLPTDFSSNAWNAITYAIELYKDEPCTFYLLNTYTPAISNSRFMASTLLDEALVVEDYSKEGLKVVLSKILNKNSNPLHTYKMVSSFSLLTDQVKEMVDEFDIDVVILGTKGASGVSEVFMGSNAVKVIKAVKNCPVLAIPEYFEFETPTEIAFATDFNRFYSQSELEPIVSLAKTFNSVIRIVHVQHEIKALTELQQFNLNMLRKYFKEVEHFVHTVSEVNSVSKTLEVFSDELDIHLLAMLNYQHSYMEKLTRESVVKQLAFHSQIPLLVIPELGMNNPSKHKQEHAKKNLSLT from the coding sequence ATGAAAAATATTCTTCTCCCTACAGATTTTTCCAGCAACGCGTGGAATGCAATTACGTATGCTATTGAATTGTATAAAGATGAGCCCTGTACTTTTTATTTGTTGAATACCTATACGCCTGCAATTTCAAATAGTAGGTTTATGGCGAGTACACTATTGGATGAAGCTTTAGTGGTTGAAGATTATTCTAAAGAGGGGTTAAAAGTGGTTTTATCTAAAATTCTAAATAAGAATTCAAACCCATTGCATACCTATAAAATGGTCTCTTCTTTCAGCTTGTTGACAGACCAAGTAAAAGAAATGGTTGATGAGTTTGATATTGATGTGGTTATATTAGGAACCAAAGGAGCTTCTGGTGTTTCAGAAGTATTTATGGGGAGTAATGCAGTGAAGGTAATAAAAGCCGTAAAAAACTGCCCTGTTTTAGCGATACCAGAATATTTCGAATTTGAAACGCCTACAGAGATTGCTTTTGCCACGGATTTTAATAGGTTCTATTCACAATCAGAATTAGAGCCCATTGTAAGTTTGGCCAAAACATTTAATTCTGTAATCCGAATTGTACATGTGCAACATGAGATAAAGGCTCTCACAGAATTACAACAGTTTAATTTAAATATGCTTCGTAAATACTTTAAAGAAGTAGAGCACTTTGTACATACCGTATCAGAAGTAAATTCTGTATCTAAAACTTTAGAAGTATTTTCTGATGAATTAGATATTCACCTTTTGGCAATGTTAAATTACCAACATAGTTATATGGAAAAACTTACAAGAGAATCTGTCGTGAAGCAATTAGCTTTTCATTCCCAAATTCCGCTTTTAGTAATTCCAGAATTAGGGATGAATAATCCGTCTAAGCATAAACAAGAACACGCTAAAAAAAATCTTTCATTGACTTAA